A window of the Lolium perenne isolate Kyuss_39 chromosome 7, Kyuss_2.0, whole genome shotgun sequence genome harbors these coding sequences:
- the LOC127315015 gene encoding uncharacterized protein isoform X2: MQQPRRPSFRLPSSTAAVTFQLVFVRAIAGRRLVAAPSTSGHAAISASSLEARPRAVPCSGTCCSVRPRHVMAVIDHLLPPVSIKAAPKSASAVVALRQKLAPFPGHDVVQSRPHPCSKYSSFPCTVHQHLLRRLAAGPSSSLARAGSSVTEIVHQHRLVSFPVSAPWSHRQPMWLALLLHLLLPG, from the exons ATGCAGCAGCCCCGCCGGCCGTCGTTCCGGCTCCCGTCGAGTACGGCGGCCGTCACCTTCCAGCTCGTCTTCGTCCGCGCCATCGCCGGACGTCGCCTCGTCGCTGCACCGTCCACCTCCGGCCACGCAGCCATATCCGCCTCCAGCCTGGAAGCTCGTCCCCGAGCCGTGCCTTGCTCCGGTACGTGCTGCTCCGTGAGGCCTCGTCACGTCATGGCCGTCATCGACCATCTGCTTCCGCCCGTCTCCATCAAAGCTGCACCGAAG TCTGCTAGCGCCGTGGTCGCACTCCGTCAGAAGCTCGCTCCGTTCCCCGGCCACGATGTGGTTCAGTCCCGACCGCATCCTTGCAGCAAGTATTCATCATTTCCCTGTACAGTACATCAACATCTGCTCCGTAGACTAGCTG CTGGGCCCTCCTCGTCTTTGGCTCGAGCTGGCTCTTCGGTGACAGAAATCGTGCACCAGCACCGCCTCGTCAGCTTCCCAGTCAGCGCCCCCTGGTCCCACCGTCAGCCGATGTGGCTAGCTCTCCTTCTG catttgcttcttcccggatag
- the LOC127315015 gene encoding uncharacterized protein isoform X1 — MQQPRRPSFRLPSSTAAVTFQLVFVRAIAGRRLVAAPSTSGHAAISASSLEARPRAVPCSGTCCSVRPRHVMAVIDHLLPPVSIKAAPKSASAVVALRQKLAPFPGHDVVQSRPHPCSNWALLVFGSSWLFGDRNRAPAPPRQLPSQRPLVPPSADVASSPSAFASSRIGSRSVDVRYDEFSDKFFCCFSQASPPLHLFYFYMLF, encoded by the exons ATGCAGCAGCCCCGCCGGCCGTCGTTCCGGCTCCCGTCGAGTACGGCGGCCGTCACCTTCCAGCTCGTCTTCGTCCGCGCCATCGCCGGACGTCGCCTCGTCGCTGCACCGTCCACCTCCGGCCACGCAGCCATATCCGCCTCCAGCCTGGAAGCTCGTCCCCGAGCCGTGCCTTGCTCCGGTACGTGCTGCTCCGTGAGGCCTCGTCACGTCATGGCCGTCATCGACCATCTGCTTCCGCCCGTCTCCATCAAAGCTGCACCGAAG TCTGCTAGCGCCGTGGTCGCACTCCGTCAGAAGCTCGCTCCGTTCCCCGGCCACGATGTGGTTCAGTCCCGACCGCATCCTTGCAGCAA CTGGGCCCTCCTCGTCTTTGGCTCGAGCTGGCTCTTCGGTGACAGAAATCGTGCACCAGCACCGCCTCGTCAGCTTCCCAGTCAGCGCCCCCTGGTCCCACCGTCAGCCGATGTGGCTAGCTCTCCTTCTG catttgcttcttcccggataggatcccgaagtgttgatgtgagatacgacgagttctccgacaagttcttctgctgcttttcacaggcgagcccaccccttcacctattttacttttacatgctcttttga